From one Nothobranchius furzeri strain GRZ-AD chromosome 2, NfurGRZ-RIMD1, whole genome shotgun sequence genomic stretch:
- the LOC139066384 gene encoding uncharacterized protein, giving the protein MCQESIIRKHGLSFHLYADDCQIYSPLCQEKGHSIQSFVSSLNEVNSWLMANYLHLNEGRTELIVFHPSSRAVGCYVDLGPLSPYSKPVITSLGVKVDDGLKFDAHINSVIRSSFFHLRRLAKIKPMLSRAHLERVLHAFVISRLDYCNSLYAGLCQSSLRRLQVVQNSAARFLTGTRKRDHISPVLASLHWLPICYRSHFKLLVFVYNFFQSVVLVGTGLSQS; this is encoded by the exons atgtgccaagagtcaatcattcgtaaacatggcctatcattccatctctatgctgacgattgccagatttactctccattgtgtcaggagaaaggtcactctatccagtcctttgtgtccagtcttaacgaggtgaattcttggctaatggccaactatctgcacCTGAATGAGGGaaggacagagctcattgtttttcaccccagcagcagggctgtgggttgttatgttgatcttggccctctttctccctactcaaaaccagtcatcaccagtttgggggtgaaagttgatgatggacttaaatttgatgctcacatcaactctgtgatccggtccagtttctttcacctgagacgccttgcaaaaatcaagcctatgctgtcaagagcccacctggagcgggtactgcatgcatttgtaatttctaggcttgattactgcaactctctctatgcaggtttgtgtcagtcatcactgcgtcgcctacaggttgtgcagaacagcgcagccaggttcctgactgggaccaggaaacgggaccacatcagtccggttctggcctccctgcactggcttccgatttgttatcgttcacacttcaaactcctcgtctttgtctaCAATTTCTTCCAAA gtgtcgtactcgtggggaccgggctttctcagtcctag